Proteins encoded in a region of the Triticum dicoccoides isolate Atlit2015 ecotype Zavitan chromosome 3A, WEW_v2.0, whole genome shotgun sequence genome:
- the LOC119269723 gene encoding uncharacterized protein LOC119269723: MACDVAADEPPAIPTVLELRVLDKAPAVCPVQEPRAPDKSLAVCTARELRAGDAPSAMGRAPDLCAGDTEHAAHDRNASARTGEFCVGHVGVVGWAAGDEDFDSLSQESLFDTRSLSLLEKLYSKSEFVRFRVP, encoded by the exons ATGGCCTGCGATGTCGCCGCCGATGAGCCACCTGCCATCCCCACCGTACTGGAGCTTCGCGTGCTCGACAAAGCCCCCGCCGTCTGCCCTGTCCAGGAGCCCCGCGCGCCCGACAAGTCCCTCGCCGTCTGCACCGCCCGGGAGCTCCGCGCAGGCGACGCACCGTCCGCCATGGGCAGGGCCCCCGATCTCTGCGCCGGCGACACTGAGCACGCGGCACACGATAGA AATGCATCGGCTCGCACTGGTGAATTTTGTGTAGGTCACGTTGGAGTAGTGGGTTGGGCAGCAGGGGATGAGGATTTTGATTCATTGAGCCAGGAATCTCTATTTGATACTAGAAGTCTGTCTCTGCTAGAGAAATTGTACAGCAAGTCTGAATTTGTTAGATTCAGAGTACCATAG